CAAATAAACTAACGAAGAATCTCGATCAAAGGGATGAACAGTAACATGGAAACAACAGAAGATAAGAAAAAATCGAGCAAGGGATCATCACCTTCTGGAATGTTTGGATGATGAGATAATCGCCGGAAATTTTCGaaatttgtctctttgatttttcttaaatgattGTGATTGAAATATTGGAAGAGGAATTGGGGATTAGGGTTTcaagtaatgtttttttttttttttttttgatatggaAAGAAGATTGGGCGTAacgaaatttatatttattttagtttttgtttttgtgacgTGGGTTTTAAGTTTATTTCTGTAAACCAGAAATAGGTGACAACCCCTACATTAATTATGTTTTACTCGCTTGATTAGTGCGTGCTCACGCGCGTTAATTGTGTTCTTGAGTTTTTCGATACGCGTTTAAAGTGGTTTAATAAAATCAACTTACAAtatgtggtttaataaaaaaattattttgcacAAACTGATATGTATGGTGTACACTCAAGTCTAtctggttttgcttatgtaatATATTCAGAGTGAGTCATGTGCCAAGCCTAACGAAACATTTGTCTTATATCTTCAAGAATTTtgaaaacaattatataaatagattccaagtaaaattattaaaatctttattaaatCGTCTAAAGACcctaaatatatttattgaattttaaaattagtcaATACaaaatttacgtgaaaaacatataataccaaaattaacattatatactattaaaaactAGGATGATGATTTCCACACTATAATGTGATTTTCACACTGTaatattctattaaattttCCTGAAAAACGTATAATACCAAAATTTACATGAGATATCATTGATGGCCTAGTGGTTTCAATGAAATTCTCGCACACGACTGTCAGAGGTCGTGAGTTCGACTCTCTGTCAGCGAGACGGTACTGAAATCTCTCCAAAAAAGTCTTGTCGCAGATAGCCCACGAGTTTCTACGGTGCTAATGGGATTTGAAAAGGTAAATACTTTGAGGGATTATAGACTTTACAGTGTAGATAAAGGTCCTGAGAAGCAGACAAACCAGATTCTAATTTTGAACTAAATTTGATCTGGTCACCATATTCAACTGTGACCAAAACAAACAATTATTCGGTTCAGTTTTAAATACATTGATAAGCAGATAATAATGTTACTGTTCCAATGTATTAAATGGGTATAATTTGAAAGCTGATGTATTAAAGTGgataaaataattagttaatgCATTAAAGTGGATAAAATTAGTTGAAgtattttgattaaattttcctttattattattattgttattattattatatctcTCGACTGTAGGTTTAAAGATTACAAAATGACTTCTGTGTGTTCAAGTCCGTTTATGAAATACCAAGAATGGCTTAATTAAATTATAGAAAAGATAAGAACGGTCGAGCTTGAGCATGCGGAGCAGAAGCTTGAGGAAGCTGTGCATGAGGTTGATCATACTGTGATGGAAGTTCCGGACTCGGTGATGGACCTTGAAGATCTGCATGATTAACACACTTCATATCAATGTTGACAAAGCTGCTAGTCACATCTGCGAAACGGCAAATTGCGCTGGGACTTGTTTGTGGAGATGAAGAAGTAATGTTGATGTGTTCCAACACGATGTTACCACAACCTATTTTATCACAATCTAGTTTTATTGCAATGGGTTGCGCACATGTCCCTCTGAAGTATCTAAAAGTTACATCGCTCACTTTCACAGCACTTCCCTGAAAGGAGTCAAACAACATAACTACATTAACGCATTTACACAAAAAACGACaacataaatacatttttaatatgtatatctTTTTATGAATGTGAAATTTAGTAATTAAATGAATGAAGCTTGgccaagaaaataataatcacaGTCAATATTATCACATCAAATACCATATATAAGaacatgaataaaaaataaaatttacctttgcatatttataaaaatcatcATCGTATTGCTGATCGATTATGATGGGGAATTTGGTATTTATCAGCGTAATATCTTCGTACCAAATATTTTTGGCATATCCTCCTCCTCCCTAAGAAATTATGTAACATCtaataaattacatatatatatatatatatatatatatatatatatatatatatattatttattcccTATGATATGCTCATTCTTTTATACACGTAAAACCTTACCGGCCAAGTCTTGATTCTTGCGGCATTATCAGCGCCAGTGAAGGTGCAATGTTGTACATGTACGTTTTCTACCGTTTCAGTGGCTCCTCCTTCCCCCAAACTCCCTATACtgttttaagataaaaaaaatatataacatttcactgttaaaaaatatataatttttagaccaaaaaaaatataatttcccTTCGATCAAAGCCATTATTTTATCTAAATTGAGCTTACAATAGTTTTTTCCGCACTCCCACGCACGAATAGTAATATGATTTTATCATTTTAccagaaaaaaaactataatataaaattatatgtgcGAACCTTATGCCATGGCCTGGACCACAGTCCACATTGGTTATGTTGATATCGGACGAACCAGTTTTAATCGCAATACAATCATCACCTAATAGGTAGAAaatcatatatgtatatgtgtatatatatatatatatagctcacAATAAGAAAACTAGGTATATCATAATTTTCTCGTAATCAAGACAAAAATGTTAATACCGGTTTGAATTGCCGAGCTGAAGATATTGATTTGTTGTGAAAGAGAGATATCAATGCCATCCGTATTTGGACTGTTTGCAGGTGCTATGAGATGAAGATTTGATAAAGTTGCTTGGACGCAATTACTAATTGAAATGTGATTCTTTGGACTATTTCTTTGAGTTAGTCCATTATATATAAGGTTGTTACATCGATTAAATTGCAGTGCCTGCATAAACAAAGATAAAACCCTCAGACAAAACAATTAATGTTTTATGATTGCATCTAGACATCTTAAACTCAACTTATTGAATAACTTTGAAGTACCTGTGGTCGGGAGTCGAACTTAACAGTAGACCACCAACTTTCCCCATGGGGATCAAGGAGACCAGATCCAGTGATAGTGAGGCCTGACACCTTATCGAAAGATAACCAGTTTTCTGGTTTGTTGCTTCCCCAATCCTTAACCAGCTTTGGCGCTTCAATTTTTCCATCAATcttgcaaaaacaaaaagataatacATGTGAATCATGAATATTGTAATCATTAGGTCACAACAAGTTGATTTTCAGATTAATGAGTTGATTCTTAACATTCTTTCTAGCTAGTAAATACCTGAATATGAGGATTACTAGCTACACAAGGGCCTTGAAACACTTGTGGTAGTAAGGTATAAACTTCGTTGGCATGAATTACTAGAGATTTTGACTTTCCTGCACATAACGCTTTCCATGCGTCTTGAATCGcctatttcaaaaaatatttgcaAACGATCATTTAATCATGTAGTTGAAATGTTTTAGTTGTAAATGAGTTTGTATAAGCAGTTACTTGAGATTGATCAGCGTTTGTATTGCCAGAATCTGATAGAAAATCTCTCACGCTTATAAATTCAGAATCGCTATCTCCATAGTGCGCATAAAACGATGATACTAAAAGCACCGAAATCAGTAGCTGGAAACCCTAATAACAGTAACAAtagttatgatatatatatatatatccgtaAACAAAAGTGAAACAATGAAATACATGAATGAAAATTTGAAGGGGTATATATTTTTGTCTCACCATTTTTTATCTAACTGattagaaaatagttattttgttttttttcttagtaaAGATAATATTGAGATATTGTGTGttgtatgcatatatatatacataaaggTGTGAATACGTAGTTGTTGTGgtatataaaagatatatttgATTAGTTGTATAATTTGGAAACGAAATATTTTGTCAAAAAGAAGTAAATAAGTTTGAACAGAATACATAAAGTTACTAtattcttacatatatatattcctaAAAATGTTACTATATTTAGGAATATTATATTCCCTTTTTTAATCGGAAGGAATGTAAAATaaagttattatattcttatCCTCATGGATTGACAATACTTAACACTCAAGCTAGTCTGTGGTATACTGATATAGGTGCGCGGGCATAATTATTTAACTAAGTAGGATAGGTCCGCTCTACGAACGggatgataattttaaaataatttaaataattagagtaaatatttttgatttttgtttagtatttgtttttattttaaaatgttttgttctATATTAGTATGaatcattattttagttttcttgctttgaattttaaatagttaGAGTAAAACTATTCATTTgctttgaattttattttggtttagaaccattaaaatttataacttttaagggtattagaaaatttatctttcaaaattttttgTTCCTCCTCGTCCCACATcgtatttgtaaatatataactaattatttattttcaaataacataATCTCATTTGCACAATACTGAAACTTTCAGAAATGGTTGGTGATCAAAATAGTTATTAACAAAGTACAAAAAAATTGTCTATATTATAGTTGTCTTTAGATGTTACATGCTAATACATGATGCTTAAAAATCTCTATCATAGTTGTCTTTGGAAGTTTTTCTCATATAATCTACAAAATACGCTTGCATGATCGTTATATCATCAATCTATTACAAATGcattttgtttttatgtataAACTAACAATGCTTCTTGGTGAGAAAATACCGAGCTGCTGA
The sequence above is drawn from the Brassica napus cultivar Da-Ae chromosome A8, Da-Ae, whole genome shotgun sequence genome and encodes:
- the LOC106358985 gene encoding probable polygalacturonase At3g15720 — translated: MGFQLLISVLLVSSFYAHYGDSDSEFISVRDFLSDSGNTNADQSQAIQDAWKALCAGKSKSLVIHANEVYTLLPQVFQGPCVASNPHIQIDGKIEAPKLVKDWGSNKPENWLSFDKVSGLTITGSGLLDPHGESWWSTVKFDSRPQALQFNRCNNLIYNGLTQRNSPKNHISISNCVQATLSNLHLIAPANSPNTDGIDISLSQQINIFSSAIQTGDDCIAIKTGSSDINITNVDCGPGHGISIGSLGEGGATETVENVHVQHCTFTGADNAARIKTWPGGGGYAKNIWYEDITLINTKFPIIIDQQYDDDFYKYAKGSAVKVSDVTFRYFRGTCAQPIAIKLDCDKIGCGNIVLEHINITSSSPQTSPSAICRFADVTSSFVNIDMKCVNHADLQGPSPSPELPSQYDQPHAQLPQASAPHAQARPFLSFL